In Xiphias gladius isolate SHS-SW01 ecotype Sanya breed wild chromosome 5, ASM1685928v1, whole genome shotgun sequence, the following are encoded in one genomic region:
- the pks1 gene encoding phthioceranic/hydroxyphthioceranic acid synthase, producing MEDPEDDIAVIGIGCNFPGGEGLDNFWRVLLEGQNCVVDIPAERFDTTFWYDADDSKPGKTQTTKAALIEGFNEFDHKFFGITETEADFMDPQQKLLLQCTYRALEDAGMAMESISGSRTGVYIGLMNRDYEMLRSNSPTTVTHYNCTGTAMSVAANRISFTFNLTGPSFAIDSACSSSLVALHLACQAIKQGDCEMALCGGVNSIIEPRVFVALSKAKMISPEGTSKPFSSRTDGYGRGEGCGVVLLKPLKNAVKDCNKIWGIISKTAVNQDGHSVTPITKPSMTQQEELLRRLYSESDIANVQYIEAHGTGTPVGDPTEAGSISNVIAKARRRGSETLRIGSVKGNIGHTESAAGVAGLIKVLLMMKHETIVPSVFYSEDSASVDVKALNLSIPSKTERWETNRSLQRVAGINSFGFGGTNAHAILREYRKCPVPTQIPKGFPKPFVVSAASEKSLILSITDTNQKLCRAQTVDLQALSYTSACGRSHRRHKYKKAFLSTSLSDLQHQLASALKIKVESAKSDIQVVFVFCGNGVAYKGMCNQLLREVPVFRDKVREVENLFQSHKSTIISQWLAGDYDNDDFSKPNIVQPLLFAIQVGIATLLKHWGVKPDAVLGHSVGEVAAAHCSGLLSLENAVKVLYHRSTLQSKVTGGKMLVVSNVAVGKVLEILKVFSGKICVAAFNSPLSCTLSGDSDAIDILHERLKILFRDKNLFLHILDVPAAYHSHMMDPILDDIERNIDSLDANNMECKLFSTVTADRYSDGDFSTGRYWAKNIREPVLFEKTLHAATKDKQSSRNVVFVEIGPRRALQRNIHETLGNDAIVLSSVQPEKDCDTILSTLAKVFELGINVDWRQLYRGYETLPTALPIYQFDHSKKELNFEDVRRGNKLSAFSPQTLISQTKVDKEYMCNLSLETAPYLWEHKNNGVSIVPGAFYVELAYASVIASLKPKKPASLLQLSVRFESLFTLSSNCHQLKVTVKHADTEASFKIQSSGATHASGTYKSTDGQPLLEEPTISLNMIRQRCKFILKRKEIYSILSQAGFEYGSVFKQLDDVHFGDEFKEAVTKIQVPGELLKHLHDYFIHPVLLDYFLQMTAVVAVGRLTAKQGFPSAIGCVAISGPLQDKMVMYLRATQETPDFLEVCGCFSTTEGKVLVELKRVRISFLGNCSNVLQSLFFHNEIITICDKRDLQNCKIKAIVFEDKLCITKRLRPYLDPESVVVESRDYWMSDQLQDLVFHSLNTNMDVENVLFIWGVENLNQLSSEQTLKKLVTCCEVYRQIVLALKERRPSCTVRVITYRSTEKTVDHVSPGFVLSGMTRACSAEIAGLSFQLIDLASVTSDDIQMLIHVIKTCKQQEVMIGKGKASATRIAKTPLKDKAICEGDMQSVYPSNFVLQTTDSYRMAHMSAIPCNTNANPIQEKSVEIQLTNICVHSSDYFPVTTSHLNFSKTMYWNQHTSQNHKLLVLDFSGIVTSVGKDVHNLRVGDHIASCYPAPAMAKIRIPEAVCYSTKNFSFLRETPCVSYFILAWEILQRMLPIVKQQHRKLAIVSSNSASALMKILALTANRSGWSVSSQLHLGGAPLHLDQSRVFVFLPPFDHSWQEIQHNGGLERHIVFVCSSHMSTSHSASMFATKSEHVHIHKLDVANVLQRANLQVQNRNISNWLMSLGFDSGSLPLKGETFQLSSVKEPQTNADSESYFTTKTVRQVVLDHGESHCPVSDIPLLTRPGQLFKQSCVYIVTGGLSGLGLETVKFIAHNGGGCIATLSRSILTDEMQFEMGLLQKRYGVSIINVQCDVSVSMQVVDAISKIEQRFSSCPVKGVFHSAAVLHDALIETLDESLFRKVLQPKVSGALNLHYATLHNKLDYFVCYSSISSFIGNASQCNYAAANSFLDIFCHYRRNLGLAGQSINWGPLNLGLLLNKDHFQKFLEAKGMMIMNVCEVHEALEMCLLMNRPQQVICKFNFKNLNIHVFSQNASLRERLSALVAMELKDNIRNELKVQYLPSTHESVRVIVSDIINVSADELDDDSALGALGIDSMLAMTLQNKIFQETGVNVSLVTILDPNSTLATLTSIVMNN from the exons GTTTAATGAGTTTGATCACAAGTTTTTTGGGATCACTGAAACAGAGGCTGATTTCATGGACCCTCAGCAGAAACTCCTCCTTCAGTGTACATACAGGGCATTAGAAGACGCGGGAATGGCTATGGAAAGCATCAGTGGAAGCAGAACTGGAGTTTACATAG GCCTTATGAACAGAGATTATGAGATGCTCCGAAGTAACAGTCCCACTACAGTAACCCACTACAATTGCACTGGCACAGCCATGAGTGTGGCTGCCAATAGAATCTCCTTCACTTTTAATCTCACTGGCCCTTCTTTTGCCATTGACAGTGCATGTTCCTCATCTTTGGTGGCTCTACATTTAGCCTGCCAGGCCATAAAGCAAG GAGACTGTGAGATGGCTTTGTGTGGAGGTGTCAACTCTATCATAGAGCCAAGAGTGTTTGTAGCTCTCAGCAAGGCGAAGATGATCTCACCCGAGGGAACAAGCAAACCTTTCTCCAGCAGAACAGATGGCTACGGTAGAGGGGAGGGCTGCGGGGTTGTTCTCCTGAAGCCTCTGAAAAAT GCTGTAAAAGACTGCAACAAAATATggggtatcatcagcaaaacagCGGTTAACCAAGATGGACACTCAGTCACTCCAATCACCAAACCCTCTATGACACAACAAGAGGAGCTGCTGCGAAGACTCTACTCAGAGTCTGACATCGCAAACGTTCAGTACATAGAGGCACATGGGACTGGAACCCCGGTTGGAGACCCAACAGAGGCGGGAAGCATCTCAAACGTCATTGCTAAAGCCAGACGTCGTGGTTCAGAGACACTGCGGATTGGCTCTGTGAAGGGTAACATTGGACATACAGAATCTGCAGCTGGAGTGGCCGGACTCATTAAGGTTCTCTTAATGATGAAGCATGAGACCATTGTGCCCTCCGTTTTCTACTCTGAAGACAGTGCAAGTGTAGACGTAAAAGCTCTTAATCTAAGTATTCCGTCTAAAACTGAAAGATGGGAGACAAATAGGTCATTACAGAGGGTAGCTGGGATTAACAGCTTTGGGTTTGGAGGCACAAATGCACATGCGATTTTAAGAGAGTATAGAAAGTGCCCTGTTCCCACACAGATTCCAAAAGGCTTTCCAAAACCCTTTGTAGTATCTGCAGCCTCTGAGAAATCATTGATCCTATCCATCACTGACACCAATCAAAAGCTTTGCAGGGCTCAAACAGTTGACTTACAGGCATTGTCATACACCTCAGCATGTGGAAGGAGTCATCGCAGACACAAATATAAGAAGGCCTTCCTGTCAACTTCCCTCTCAGATTTACAGCACCAGCTGGCATCTGCACTGAAAATAAAGGTTGAGTCAGCAAAGTCAGACATCCaggtggtgtttgtgttttgtgggaATGGAGTTGCCTACAAGGGTATGTGCAATCAGCTCCTGAGAGAGGTTCCTGTTTTCAGAGATAAGGTCAGAGAGGTTGAGAATCTCTTCCAGAGTCATAAAAGCACCATTATCAGTCAATGGCTTGCTGGTGACTATGATAATGATGATTTCAGCAAACCAAATATTGTCCAGCCTCTTCTTTTTGCAATTCAGGTTGGCATCGCCACTCTCCTAAAGCACTGGGGTGTCAAGCCTGATGCAGTGCTTGGACACTCTGTAGGCGAGGTTGCTGCAGCTCACTGTTCTGGCCTCCTCTCTCTTGAAAATGCTGTTAAAGTGTTGTACCACCGCAGTACTCTTCAGAGCAAGGTCACAGGTGGGAAAATGCTTGTGGTCAGTAATGTGGCTGTAGGAAAGGTATTAGAAATCCTTAAAGTCTTCTCTGGCAAAATTTGTGTTGCAGCTTTCAACAGCCCTCTGTCCTGCACACTGTCAGGGGATTCAGATGCTATAGACATCCTGCATGAAAGACTTAAGATTCTGTTTAGAGATAAAAACCTCTTCCTCCATATCTTGGATGTTCCAGCGGCATATCATAGCCATATGATGGATCCTATATTAGATGACATTGAGAGGAACATAGATTCTTTAGATGCTAACAACATGGAATGCAAACTTTTTTCAACAGTGACTGCAGACAGGTATTCAGATGGTGACTTCAGCACCGGCAGGTACTGGGCAAAGAACATCCGAGAACCTGTTCTATTCGAAAAAACACTGCATGCTGCCACCAAAGATAAGCAGTCTAGCAGAAATGTGGTCTTTGTGGAGATTGGACCTCGTAGGGCTCTTCAAAGGAACATACATGAGACTCTGGGAAATGACGCCATAGTTCTTTCCTCAGTCCAGCCAGAGAAAGATTGTGACACAATCTTGTCTACTTTGGCAAAAGTATTTGAATTGGGCATAAATGTGGACTGGCGTCAACTCTACAGGGGTTATGAGACATTGCCCACAGCTCTTCCAATCTATCAGTTCGACCACTCAAAGAAAGAACTGAATTTTGAAGATGTAAGAAGAGGTAATAAATTATCTGCTTTTTCTCCCCAAACACTCATATCCCAAACAAAGGTAGATAAAGAGTACATGTGCAACCTCTCATTAGAGACTGCACCATATCTTTGGGAGCATAAAAACAATGGTGTTTCCATTGTGCCAGGTGCATTTTATGTTGAACTAGCTTATGCCTCGGTGATAGCAAGCCTAAAACCAAAGAAACCTGCTTCTCTGCTCCAGCTCAGTGTTAGATTTGAGAGTCTGTTTACACTCAGCTCAAACTGTCATCAGTTGAAAGTAACAGTTAAGCATGCAGATACTGAGGCCTCTTTTAAAATACAGTCTTCTGGCGCAACACATGCCTCTGGCACATACAAGAGTACAGATGGCCAACCACTGTTAGAGGAACCAACCATTTCTCTTAACATGATCCGTCAAAGgtgcaaattcattttgaagagaaaagagatttATTCAATTCTTTCTCAAGCAGGATTTGAATATGGCTCTGTCTTCAAACAGCTCGATGATGTGCATTTTGGGGATGAATTCAAGGAAGCTGTGACAAAAATTCAAGTCCCCGGAGAACTTCTAAAACACCTTCATGACTATTTCATCCACCCTGTGTTATTAGACTATTTCCTTCAAATGACTGCAGTGGTAGCTGTTGGACGGCTAACAGCCAAGCAGGGATTCCCCTCAGCTATAGGTTGTGTCGCCATTTCAGGACCATTACAAGACAAAATGGTCATGTATTTACGAGCAACTCAAGAGACCCCAGACTTCCTTGAAGTGTGTGGTTGCTTTTCTACCACAGAGGGGAAAGTACTAGTGGAACTTAAGAGGGTGAGGATCTCATTTTTGGGCAATTGCTCAAATGTTCTTCAGTCACTGTTCTTTCACAATGAAATAATTACAATTTGTGACAAGAGAGACttgcaaaattgtaaaataaaagcaatagtTTTTGAAGACAAACTCTGCATTACTAAAAGACTTAGGCCATACTTAGACCCAGAGTCAGTTGTTGTGGAGAGCAGAGACTATTGGATGTCCGACCAACTTCAAGACTTAGTGTTTCACTCACTTAACACAAATATGGATGTGGAAAATGTTCTCTTCATTTGGGGTGTAGAGAATCTCAATCAGTTGTCATCTGAACAGACACTGAAGAAGTTAGTTACTTGCTGTGAGGTATATCGCCAGATTGTATTAGctttgaaagagagaagacCGTCTTGCACTGTCCGTGTCATAACCTATAGATCGACAGAAAAAACTGTGGATCATGTCAGTCCGGGTTTTGTGCTGTCTGGTATGACAAGGGCTTGTTCGGCAGAGATAGCAGGTCTCTCTTTTCAGCTGATTGACCTTGCTTCTGTGACCAGTGATGACATTCAAATGCTGATTCATGTAATTAAAACCTGCAAACAACAAGAAGTCATGATCGGCAAAGGGAAAGCATCAGCAACAAGAATAGCAAAGACCCCGCTGAAGGACAAGGCTATATGTGAGGGTGATATGCAGTCAGTGTATCCGAGCAACTTTGTTCTCCAGACAACCGATTCATACAGAATGGCTCACATGTCTGCCATCCCCTGCAACACAAATGCAAATCCTATCCAAGAGAAGTCAGTTGAGATTCAGCTAACCAATATATGCGTGCACTCATCTGATTACTTTCCTGTCACCACTTCACATTTAAACTTCAGCAAGACAATGTATTGGAACCAGCACACATCCCAGAATCACAAGCTTCTGGTTTTAGATTTTAGCGGCATTGTCACATCTGTTGGGAAAGATGTTCATAATCTGAGAGTGGGAGATCATATTGCTTCATGTTATCCAGCTCCTGCCATGGCGAAGATTAGAATTCCTGAAGCTGTGTGCTACAGTACAAAAAACTTCTCATTTCTGAGAGAGACTCCATGTGTGTCTTACTTCATACTGGCATGGGAGATCCTGCAGAGAATGCTGCCTATAGTAAAACAACAGCACAGAAAGCTGGCCATTGTCTCCTCTAACTCAGCTTCTGCTCTGATGAAAATTTTAGCTCTGACAGCAAACAGGTCAGGCTGGAGTGTTTCCTCCCAGCTGCATTTGGGAGGAGCACCTCTACATCTTGATCAGAGtcgtgtatttgtttttctgcccccATTTGATCACTCTTGGCAGGAAATACAACACAATGGTGGCCTTGAGAgacatattgtttttgtatgtagCAGTCACATGTCAACTTCACACTCAGCAAGCATGTTTGCAACGAAGAGTGAACACGTGCACATACATAAACTTGATGTAGCTAATGTTCTCCAGAGAGCCAATCTGCAAGTACAGAACAGGAATATCTCTAATTGGCTAATGTCATTAGGCTTTGATTCAGGATCTCTACCTTTGAAAGGAGAGACATTTCAATTATCAAGCGTAAAAGAGCCTCAGACCAACGCAGATTCTGAGTCCTATTTCACCACAAAAACAGTGCGGCAGGTGGTTTTAGATCATGGAGAATCTCATTGTCCAGTGTCTGATATCCCTTTGCTCACCAGGCCAGGACAACTTTTCAAACAAAGCTGTGTTTATATTGTAACAGGGGGCCTTTCTGGTTTGGGACTTGAGACGGTGAAGTTCATCGCCCATAATGGTGGAGGTTGCATTGCAACACTGTCCAGAAGTATTCTGACAGATGAAATGCAGTTTGAAATGGGACTCCTCCAAAAAAGATATGGGGTTAGTATCATAAATGTCCAATGTGATGTTTCTGTGTCAATGCAGGTAGTGGATGCAATCTCAAAGATTGAACAAAGATTCTCTTCTTGTCCAGTCAAAGGAGTGTTTCACAGTGCTGCAGTATTACATGACGCACTGATTGAAACACTTGATGAGTCGCTCTTCCGAAAGGTGCTGCAGCCCAAAGTGAGTGGGGCTCTAAATCTTCACTATGCAACACTTCACAACAAACTTGATTACTTTGTGTGCTACTCTTCCATCTCTTCATTCATTGGCAATGCCTCACAGTGTAACTACGCAGCAGCCAATTCATTCCTTgacatattttgtcattatcGGAGAAACCTTGGGCTTGCTGGACAGTCCATCAACTGGGGTCCTTTGAACCTTGGTCTCTTGTTGAACAAAGACCATTTCCAAAAGTTCTTAGAGGCAAAAGGGATGATGataatgaatgtgtgtgaggtTCACGAGGCGCTTGAAATGTGTCTTCTGATGAACAGACCACAACAAGTCATATGCAAGTTCAACTTCAAAAATCttaacattcatgttttttcacaaaatgcatCTCTCAGAGAACGACTGTCAGCTTTAGTGGCAATGGAGCTCAAAGATAATATAAGGAATGAACTCAAAGTTCAGTATTTGCCTTCCACACATGAAAGTGTGAGAGTAATTGTCAGTGACATAATCAATGTTAGTGCAGATGAGCTGGATGACGACTCTGCTCTGGGTGCACTGGGTATTGACTCGATGTTGGCCATGACTCTTCAGAATAAGATTTTCCAGGAGACAGGCGTGAATGTATCTTTGGTTACAATACTAGACCCTAACAGTACACTGGCCACTTTGACAAGTATagtaatgaataattaa